The DNA region tgattgttcGGATTCGGAACGATTCAAACGGATTGGATCGTGGgtatgtttcattttttttgtttgtttgtttgttcaaaatgaataaatacattaaaaattcttttccatttttccaCAGTAGCCAATAGATCAATCGAATGGAAgtgaaaaatcgaatcaacaacattcgggaagattttcgtttgtcgttgttgtatttgagcaagaaaaaattataacaATTTCTTTTCGGTCCTCACTTATCGTtgtaatttcatttgaaaaaaaataaaagaaaagttTTGGCCATCAAATTTTCGTTTGCTAGAACCAcccaacaaccacaacaccACAAAAAGGCAATTTTTTGCTTCGAAATATCAAGATCTCCAaccaatcaaaatattgattgtatTTTGATCTACATCCTAGAATCTCTCAACATGAgttgtttttatataaagagaaaatgaatttagaaattttttaatcattaaaATGTATGATTGATAAAGATTGATTCATCTGGATCGGATGTAATGTAAGtgatttttattccaatATTCATGTTGTCTTTTCAACAATTAATTAACAatccattattatgaatattcTAGAACATCGTTTGATTACGTTTAGCTTGAAGATTTTCGATTTGGAAAcaccatttttgtttcattttgtctTTTCGTTGCTTTGATCcgtaaaaattgattttgaattgaaaatcttaatgaaaataaaaacttcaCTAAAAttcactactactactacatattgatgataaccaATCTACCTATCTCATTAATATAATTACCTGCttaaacaaaaactttttttttcttgttctttgTTTAATATACCTCTTGCCTTCTCTcttgctctctctctctctctattgtCGTGTATATTTGtattggcttttttttggttaattcgagaattttctttaatttgttgatttggaAAGGGCGGTTGATACGATCAGAAGAAAAAGGAAATTTCCTAGAATCAAGATTAATAGAAAATCTTtcatgatgaacaataatatgagtaataattttaaatacaataatcataatcataatggcaatgtacaacaacaacagaatttgctacaaaacaacataaataataatcatcatcaatcaatttgtacgaatggtggtggtggtggtggtattaataataaaaaatttcgtaaaaatgaatttcgacGTTCGAATctgaataatcatcattattataacaacaacaacaacaacgctaataatcatcgtaatcattatcaatcaaatcgattattatacaataatggccataatgataatgatgatgatgatgatgatgatgttgctaataatggtgataataatgatgatggaaatgaaagaatttcaacaattattaaaaaatatccaatcaatgataatcaatcaacctttactaataacaataataatttcaattcaaattcggctaataataataataataaattgtcaAAGATACCGAAGCAGCAAACtataatcaatattcaatcactacaagaacaacaacaatcatcatcatcatcatcatcaacaacatcattggttgcatcgaatgaaatgtgtttcttttgtttcgatGTATTATACGCACATCTTTATCATAAACAACCGCCTGGCCGGCCTGATTTTACTAATAATTCTTAGTATGTGTTCAAGAtatgagatgaaaaaatattttgaaaatttaaatattttttttcaattctaaccaatatttcattattagtCCATTATTTGTTACATGGAAAATTGGTAATGAAAAACGTTTACGTGGTTGTATTGGTACATTTACGGCCATACCACTTCATAATGGTCTACGAGATTATGCATTATCaaggtttgttgttgttgttgatgatgaccaattattattttttttttgttttgtaattaataattttttttctgtttagtGCACTGCGAGATAGTCGTTTTAAACCAATAACCAAGGATGAATTCAATAGACTGCATGTCTgtgtttcattattgttgaattttgaagATGGTAATGATTATATGGATTGGATAATCGGTGTACACGGAATTCGTATCGAATTTCGTAATGAAAATGGCATGAAACGTACGGCAACTTATTTGCCTGAAGTGGCCATTGAACAAAGTATGAATGATTtgtgttttaattttttttaactgttttttttttaattgttaaaaattatttcacaATTTTAGATTGGAATCACTTACAAaccattgattcattattacgTAAAGGTGGATATCGTGGCCAGATTAATGAACAGATACGAAAAGATATTCGATTAACACGTTATACAAGTGAAAAGATTTCCATCAGTTATCAAGAATATCATAGTTTTTGGATCacacaaaataatgatacatTTATGGCAGCAAaactttattattgatatataTAACAGAACTGAATGgctaaaaat from Dermatophagoides farinae isolate YC_2012a chromosome 5, ASM2471394v1, whole genome shotgun sequence includes:
- the LOC124494103 gene encoding AMMECR1-like protein, with translation MMNNNMSNNFKYNNHNHNGNVQQQQNLLQNNINNNHHQSICTNGGGGGGINNKKFRKNEFRRSNLNNHHYYNNNNNNANNHRNHYQSNRLLYNNGHNDNDDDDDDDVANNGDNNDDGNERISTIIKKYPINDNQSTFTNNNNNFNSNSANNNNNKLSKIPKQQTIINIQSLQEQQQSSSSSSSTTSLVASNEMCFFCFDVLYAHLYHKQPPGRPDFTNNSYPLFVTWKIGNEKRLRGCIGTFTAIPLHNGLRDYALSSALRDSRFKPITKDEFNRLHVCVSLLLNFEDGNDYMDWIIGVHGIRIEFRNENGMKRTATYLPEVAIEQNWNHLQTIDSLLRKGGYRGQINEQIRKDIRLTRYTSEKISISYQEYHSFWITQNNDTFMAAKLYY